A stretch of the Vibrio aphrogenes genome encodes the following:
- a CDS encoding ligand-gated channel protein: MSSYRLPLSTLAGSILLATSAYAAPSPDSTETMVVTASGFEQSEIKAPASISVITRDELENKYYRDVTDALRTVPGVTITGGGDTTDISIRGMGSAYTLILVDGKRQSSRQTRPNSDGAGIEQGWLPPIEAIERIEVIRGPMSTLYGSDAIGGVINVITRKDAQQWHGNVQLSTTIQENRDSGDERSANFYLTGPLTDKLSLQVDGQTTVRDEDKIIDGYEDKSLNSINTKLRYAATDNHQFEFGAGISEQNREGNAGYTLEPGSETELDEYERHYYNVSHTGDWGRVGRSNTYLQYEDSTNRTREMESVNTIFNTHLVTPIASHTLTTGFEYQYEKLKDYTSNKASDLTKLDNNRYAIFLEDEWAIVDSFSLTVGARLDNDDNYGTHISPRVYGVWSMTPSWVLKGGVSTGYRAPSLREISPDWAQVSRGGNIYGNEDLTPETSVNTEVSLNYQSDHGLSSSITLFNNDFKDKISRVSCSTCGPVNDWGNESTQKINIDKAVTRGVELTLSTPLLDTLYWNNSYTFTHSEQKSGDYKGQPLVQLPKHLFSSDLSWQVLADLEAWTQVTYHGEEMEPITGPSSSSIEAPSYTFWDMGVSYQLTSNVSVNAAIYNLLDKDVTYDEYGYVEDGRRYWVGMNVGF, from the coding sequence ATGTCTAGTTATCGTTTGCCGCTCTCTACTTTGGCGGGTTCTATTTTATTGGCTACGAGTGCTTATGCTGCTCCTTCACCAGATTCAACAGAAACCATGGTAGTAACCGCTTCTGGTTTCGAACAATCAGAAATTAAAGCTCCAGCAAGTATCAGTGTTATTACGCGCGATGAGCTGGAAAATAAATATTACCGTGATGTCACGGATGCCTTGAGAACCGTTCCTGGTGTGACAATTACCGGTGGTGGTGATACCACTGATATTAGTATTCGTGGCATGGGTTCGGCCTATACTCTTATTTTGGTCGATGGCAAACGTCAGTCATCACGCCAAACTCGTCCAAACAGCGATGGCGCTGGTATCGAACAAGGTTGGTTACCACCAATCGAAGCCATTGAACGTATCGAAGTTATCCGTGGTCCAATGTCTACACTGTATGGTTCTGATGCTATCGGCGGTGTTATTAACGTCATTACGCGTAAAGATGCTCAACAATGGCATGGTAACGTACAACTTAGCACCACCATTCAAGAAAACCGTGATTCTGGTGACGAGCGCAGTGCTAACTTTTATCTAACGGGTCCTTTAACGGATAAACTATCTCTACAAGTAGATGGTCAAACGACTGTCCGTGATGAAGATAAAATTATAGATGGTTATGAAGATAAATCATTGAATTCAATCAATACTAAATTAAGATATGCCGCTACTGATAATCATCAATTTGAGTTTGGTGCGGGTATTTCTGAACAAAATCGTGAAGGCAACGCGGGTTATACTTTAGAGCCAGGTTCTGAAACAGAATTAGATGAATATGAGCGCCACTATTACAACGTAAGTCACACTGGTGATTGGGGTCGTGTTGGACGCTCAAACACTTACTTACAGTACGAAGATTCAACTAACCGTACTCGCGAAATGGAAAGTGTGAATACGATTTTCAACACTCACCTTGTCACTCCTATTGCGTCACACACTTTGACAACGGGTTTTGAATATCAATATGAAAAATTAAAAGATTACACCTCTAATAAAGCTTCTGATCTCACTAAACTCGATAACAATCGCTATGCCATTTTCCTAGAAGATGAATGGGCGATCGTTGATTCATTCAGTTTAACGGTAGGCGCTCGTTTAGATAATGATGACAACTACGGTACTCACATTAGCCCACGTGTTTATGGTGTGTGGAGTATGACACCAAGCTGGGTATTAAAAGGTGGGGTATCAACAGGTTACCGTGCGCCAAGCTTACGTGAAATATCTCCAGATTGGGCACAAGTTAGCCGTGGCGGTAATATCTACGGTAACGAAGATCTGACCCCAGAAACTTCTGTTAATACCGAGGTCAGCTTAAACTATCAAAGCGATCATGGCTTATCATCAAGTATCACACTCTTTAATAACGACTTTAAAGATAAGATCTCTCGTGTAAGCTGTTCAACCTGTGGTCCAGTTAATGATTGGGGGAATGAATCCACTCAAAAAATTAACATAGATAAAGCGGTTACTCGTGGGGTGGAATTAACCTTATCAACACCACTGCTGGATACACTGTATTGGAACAATAGCTACACCTTTACTCATTCAGAGCAAAAGTCCGGCGATTATAAGGGCCAACCTTTAGTTCAGTTACCTAAACACTTATTTAGCTCCGATCTTTCTTGGCAGGTATTGGCAGATTTAGAAGCTTGGACACAAGTGACTTATCATGGTGAAGAAATGGAACCTATTACTGGCCCATCTTCTAGCAGCATCGAAGCACCGTCTTACACCTTCTGGGATATGGGTGTGAGCTATCAATTAACCAGCAATGTTTCGGTGAATGCCGCGATTTATAACTTACTTGATAAAGACGTTACTTATGATGAGTATGGCTATGTTGAGGATGGTCGTCGCTATTGGGTAGGCATGAACGTCGGTTTCTAA
- a CDS encoding LysR family transcriptional regulator, whose translation MKTELQGIRAFAALSRYHSVTAAAKALNQPKSTISRRLAQLESELGQALFIKQGTRLFLTRAGEVFAEYCERLLMVAEESQNALQSLKQSVSGEITILAPQGLVRGWLRKELHRFLDEHSQVNIRFFSEYRDEYLHQEPDIVISIGERSLPGTWRKKTFGYWQYGLYVSPQYTKEHGRLTHPNQLNYHQWLPFDQELENTICLSNGQEHCVVIPPISRLSSDNLMMQLDSIASGYGVGLLPIWTANNYLAAHPGNIEPCLPEWYSAAKPIVCYFAAGVLPLRVQTLIKTLNENTPKEWLEPRSLGYYEKYKHIRLPSTSMTLKGVS comes from the coding sequence ATGAAAACAGAGTTGCAAGGCATTCGAGCGTTCGCTGCATTAAGTCGTTACCACAGTGTGACTGCGGCAGCAAAGGCGTTAAATCAACCAAAATCAACCATCAGTCGACGTTTGGCACAGTTAGAGTCTGAATTAGGGCAAGCCTTGTTTATTAAGCAGGGAACGCGATTATTTTTGACTCGTGCAGGGGAAGTGTTTGCTGAATATTGTGAGCGTTTATTAATGGTAGCGGAAGAGTCGCAAAATGCTCTGCAATCATTAAAGCAAAGTGTCAGTGGTGAAATTACCATTTTGGCACCACAAGGATTAGTTCGAGGTTGGTTAAGAAAAGAATTGCATCGCTTTTTAGATGAGCATTCACAAGTCAATATTCGATTTTTTAGTGAATACCGTGATGAATATTTACATCAAGAACCGGATATTGTGATTTCAATCGGTGAGCGCTCACTACCGGGGACATGGCGTAAAAAAACGTTCGGCTATTGGCAGTATGGGTTGTATGTGTCGCCGCAATACACGAAAGAGCACGGGCGATTAACCCATCCTAATCAACTGAATTATCATCAATGGTTGCCTTTTGATCAGGAACTGGAAAATACGATTTGTTTATCCAATGGACAAGAGCATTGTGTCGTGATCCCGCCAATCAGCCGCTTGAGTAGTGATAACCTAATGATGCAATTAGATTCGATTGCCTCCGGTTATGGGGTGGGTTTATTGCCAATATGGACAGCAAACAATTATTTGGCGGCGCACCCTGGCAATATTGAACCTTGTTTACCTGAATGGTACAGCGCAGCTAAACCGATAGTGTGTTATTTTGCGGCAGGCGTGTTGCCATTAAGAGTACAAACCTTGATTAAAACACTTAATGAGAACACGCCAAAAGAATGGTTAGAGCCAAGAAGCTTAGGCTATTATGAGAAATACAAACACATACGTTTGCCATCTACTTCGATGACGTTGAAGGGCGTTTCATAG